From the Methanoculleus caldifontis genome, the window GGCGATACGGAGGAGGCCTATCGGCAGGCGAGCGCATCCACCCGTATCGACAGCCATATCATCGAGTCGTCCCACGAACTCCTCGACCTCCTCGGGATCCCCCGGGTCCAGGCGCCGAGCGAAGGCGAGGCCCAGGCGGCCCACATGGTCCGGAAGGGGATGGCGACCTACGCGGTCTCGCAGGACTACGACTCGCTCCTCTTCGGCTCCCCGGTCCTGGTGCGGAACCTCACGGTCAGCGGCAGGCGGAAGTCACGGGGACGGACGATCACGGTGAACCCCGAGCGGATCGTCCTCTCCTCGCTCTCCGACCGCCTCGGCGTGACGCGGGAGCAATTGGTCGAGATCGGGATCCTGGTGGGGACGGACTTCAACCAGGGCGTCCGGGGCGTCGGCGGCAAGACGGCCTTGAAGATCGTGAAGAAGGGGGAGTTCGCGTCCACGATCGCGGAGAAGATGCCCGACTTCGATCCCGCGCCCGTCCGGGAGTTCTTCCTCGCCCCGCCCGTCACCGACGACTACGCCCTCGACTGGAGGCCGCCGGATGTCGAAGGCGTCGTCGCGATGCTCTGCGACCGCTACGACTTCTCCGAGGACCGGGTCAGGAGTTCCCTCTCGCGGGTCTCGGTGAAGGCGACGCAGAAGACGCTCGACGCCTGGTTCTGATCCGGCGATACGGTCGCGGAAGGCGCCGGGCGCCCCGGAACAACCCGTTTTTCATCCCGGTGCCTGCTCCGGCGGGCGACACAAGAGATATATGCGAGAACGACCCAGTACGCCGATCGACGAATCTCTATAGGAGTTTCGAAGGCAAGACGGAGCGTGCAGGGACCGACACCGAACCAGCGTACTTCCGTTCAAGCGTTCTCGACCACCGTTCACCGCTCTTCTCCCGATCGGACCCCTCTCCCTCGACCTCGCACTCGCACCTCTGTCCTCAGAGCAGCGCTGCCAAACCCGGTGATCCCCCGGGACCGCCGCAAGAGCACCAGGTGATCCAGATGAGAGAACTCTACGAGAAGATGATTAACGAGGCCATGGCCGCCCAGCGGGCGGACGTGAACACGGTCAGGGCGAAGCGCGGCGAGGAGTATGTCCTCACCGACACAAAACCCTACGTAGATGAAGTCAGGAAGATGACGGCGATCGGCGACCAGAGCCGGGCGGTCATCGACCTCCACAAGAACTCGGTGATCTCGCACTACGAGACCCTCACCGGCCTTGCGAAGACCGTCCGGCCCGAGGACGACCCGTTCGTCGAGCACTACCAGACCCCGGTGGTGCTCGAGATATTAAAGGAGCAGGACGAAGCGTTCGCAAAGAGCGTCGACGCCTTCATCCAGGCGGTCGCCGATGCGGAGGCCCGGATCGGGCTTGAGGCGGTGCGGCGCTACGGCGGGTTCTACGGCCCCACCTGCGTCGTCGACTTCGCGCTGATCCCGGGAAGCACGAGCAACGTCGTGAACCGGGTCCTGAAGCAGACCGAGATCCCCATCGAGCACAAGCGGGCGATCCTCGCCGCCAAGTCCTGGGCGATGAACACCTCCTACGGATTCGGAGACACCTTCGCCCACGCTCTCGAGGCCGGGGCCACCCCCGCCGAGGCGACGGCAAAAGAGATCGCGATGATGCAGAAGATCTACCGCGA encodes:
- the fen gene encoding flap endonuclease-1, whose amino-acid sequence is MGVAIRDILSDCKEPVAWEDLAGIAAVDAHNALYQFLSIIRQPDGTPLMNGAGRVTSHLSGILFRTVNFLEKGIRPVYVFDGRPPEFKQGTIEERRLVRARADEAWKAAIQEGDTEEAYRQASASTRIDSHIIESSHELLDLLGIPRVQAPSEGEAQAAHMVRKGMATYAVSQDYDSLLFGSPVLVRNLTVSGRRKSRGRTITVNPERIVLSSLSDRLGVTREQLVEIGILVGTDFNQGVRGVGGKTALKIVKKGEFASTIAEKMPDFDPAPVREFFLAPPVTDDYALDWRPPDVEGVVAMLCDRYDFSEDRVRSSLSRVSVKATQKTLDAWF